In the genome of Constrictibacter sp. MBR-5, the window GAACATCGGCGATCTCGACCAGATGCGGCACGCCGCGGCCATGCTCGTGACGCTGGGCGTCGAGACGGTCCTGTTGAAGGGCGGGCATCTCGACGGCGACGATGTGACGGACATCCTGGCGACGGCCGACGGCCTCATCGAGATGACGTCGCCGCGGATCGATACCGCGCACACCCACGGGACGGGCTGTTCGCTGGCGTCGGCGATCGCGACCGGACTGGCCCAGGGTCTCGACCTCGAGGCTGCGGTGCGTCGTGCCCGGGCCTACGTGCATGAGGCCATCCTGTCGGCCCCCGGCTTCGGCAAGGGCCACGGCCCGCTCAACCACGTCCACACTCTGGCGCCATACATGCTCAACGGTGCATCCTGACGGCTGCCCGCACGCGGCGGGTTCCTGGGAGCGAGCGATGTCTATTCCGATCTATCAGGTCGATGCCTTTGCCGACCGGGTGTTCGGCGGCAATCCTGCCGCCGTTTGCCCGCTGGAAACCTGGCTGCCCGACGCCGTGATGCAGGCGATCGCGGCAGAGAACAACCTCTCCGAGACGGCCTTCTTCGTGCCGCGCGGCGACGACTACGACCTGCGCTGGTTTACGCCGGGTGTCGAGGTCGATCTCTGCGGCCACGCGACGCTCGGCTCGGCTTGGGTGATCTTCAATCGCCTCGCACCAGAGCGCTCGGTCGTGCGCTTCCATACGCGCAGCGGCATCCTGACCGTGAAGCGCGACGGCGACAGCCTCGCCATGGATCTCCCGGCCAACCCGGCGAAGCCGTGCGACGATGCGCCGGGCCTGCTGGAGGCGCTGGGTGCGACACCCGCCGAGGTGCTGACGACGCGCGACCATTTCGTCGCGGTCTTCCCGACACAGGCCGAGGTGCGCGACCTGGCGCCCGACTTCGGCCGCATGGCGGCCCTCGACCGCTGGGCGGTGATGGTCACCGCACCCGGCGACGACGTCGACTTCGTCTCCCGCTTCTTCGCGCCGCGCAAGGGCGTGCCGGAGGATCCCGTTACCGGCTCCGCACACTGCGTCCTCACACCGTTCTGGGCGGCGCGGCTCGGCCGGAACGAACTCACCGCGCGCCAGATCTCCCGCCGGGGCGGATCCCTGCGCTGCCGCCTCCTGGGGGATCGGGTTGAGTTGGTCGGACGGGTCGCGCCCTATCTGCAGGGCACGATAGACATCTGATCCGCGCCCTCACGCGTTCCGGTTCGCCATCGCCGCCGCGATCCGCTCGACGGCGCGATCGGCGGCATCGGAGAGCGGGTTCAGCACCAGATCTGCGCCCTCGCGCTCCAGGCGTTCGGTGAGGTCCGCCCTGTCGGAAGTGACTGCGATGCGGCCGCGATAGCCGCAGTCGCGCAGCGCCCGTACCAGCGCCGTCCGCGCGTCGAGATGCGTCGGGCCCGCATAGTGCGGGGGCATTCCCGTCACGATCCAGCTGGCCCGTCCGAGCGGCAGCGTCGTCGGGAATTCCGGGTCCGCGGCATCGCCGTATATCGCCGGAAAGCCTTCCGCCGCGGCGGCCTGGACGGCCTCCGGATTGAAGTCGACCCCCAGCACCGTGATGTTCGCGTCGCGCAGGCCGCGCGCGATCCGCAGGCCGTAGCGACCGAGGCCGAACAGGATCACGTCGTGCGGCCGCCCTTCGTCGGGGCTGTCGTCGGCGCTCTCCCGGTGAGCGATCCGCCGTTCGAACGGCCAGAGCACCGGTTCGAGCATCGCGTACAGCGGCTGCGAGTAGACGATCATGTAGGTCGACAAGCCGATCGTCACGAGGCCGACCAAGGTCACGAGCGCCATCATCTCCGGCCCGACATGGCCGAGGCTGACCCCCATGGCCATGAAGATCAGCGAGAACTCGCTGATCTGCGCCACCGTCAGGCCGGCGAGAAATCCGGTGCGCTTGCGGTAGCCCAGCCAGCCCATGATCGCGAGCACGATCAGCGGGTTGCCGATCAGCACGAACAGCGACAGCACGATCGAGGCTTCGATCTGCGCGCCGAGGATCGACAGGTCCAGGTGCGTGCCGAGGCCGATGAAGAAGAACAGCAGCAGGAAATCGCGCAGGCTCGACAGCCGCGAGGCGACCGCTTCGCGGTAGGTGGTCGAGGCGAGCGAGACGCCGCCCAGCAGCCCGCCCAGCTCCATGCCGATGCCGCTCCAGTCGCCGAGGGCGGCCAGCAGCACCGCCCAGGCGATGGCGAAGGTCGTCAGAAGCTCCGGCACCCGCGCCAGCATCCCCAGCAGCGGCTGCGCCGCGAACCGCATGAACAGGGCGATCCCGAGGATGGCCGCGGCGGCGCTGCCCAGCGTCTGCAGCACCGCGATGCCGGAGCCTTCGGCTGCCGCACCGACGCCGATGGCCGACAGCGCCATCATCGCGACGACCACTGCGATGTCCTGCACGATCAGGAAGCCCAGGGCGATCCGGCCGTGCAGCGCGTCGATCTCGCGCTTGTCCGACAGAAGCTTGACGATGATGATCGTGCTGGAGAAGGTCAGTGCCACCGACACGTAGGCGGCCTCGATCATGTCCAGCCCGAGTGCCAGGCAGATGACGAAGCCGACGATCGAGGTGAAGGCGACCTGTCCCAACCCCGTAGCGAGCGCCACGCTGCCGAGCGTCCGCACGAGGTCGAGGTCGAGCTTCAGCCCGACCAGGAAGAGCAGCAGCGCGATGCCGATATCGGCCAGCAGATCGACGTGTTCGACCGAGCGGGTGATTCCCAGAAGGTTCGGACCAGCCAGCAGTCCCACGATGATGAAGGCGACGATCAGCGGCTGGCGCAGCAGCACGGCGGCCAGCCCCGCCACGGACGCCAGCGCCAGCAGCGCCGCGATCTCGTAGAATGCCGAGCCCAGATCCATGCCGTCCTCGATTGCCCGCGTGCGGCCGCGATTGAAACAGGTAGTTGTCCTATGTTGAAGCTCACCCGTGACGATCTCGACCGTGCCCACGCCGTCGTCGGACGCTTCGTTCCGCCGACCCCGGCGCACGATTGGCCGTTGCTGGCGCTGCGCTGCGGCTGCGAGGTCTGGGTCAAGCACGAGAACCACACCCGCCTCGGTGCCTTCAAGGTGCGCGGCGGCCTCGTCTACTTCGACGCGATGCGGGAGAGACTGGCGGACGGGCCGGGCGTCGTCTCGGCCACCCGCGGCAATCACGGCCAGTCCGTCGCCTTTGCGGCGCGCACGAACGGCGTCCGCGCCGTGATCGTCGTGCCCGAGGGCAACAGCGTCGAGAAGAACGCCGCGATGCGCGCGCTCGGCGCCGAACTCGTCGTCCATGGTGCCGACTTCCAGGAGGCGCTGGAGCATGCCCGGGGGCTCGCGGCGCGCGATGGGCTGACCATGGTGCCGTCGTTCGATCCCCACCTCGTGGCCGGCGTGGCGACCTACGCGCTGGAGTTCTTCGGCCAGGCTCCGGCGCTCGACGCGGTCTACGTACCGATCGGCCTGGGTTCCGGAATCTGCGGCGTCATCGCTGCCCGCGACGTGCTCGGCCTCGCGACCGAGGTCGTCGGCGTCGTCTCGGAGGGCGCACCGGCATACGCCCACTCGTTCGACGCCAAGCGCCCCGTGTCGAGCAACCGTGCCGACACGATGGCCGACGGCATCGCCTGCCGCGTGCCGGTGCCGGACGCGGTCGAGATCATCTGCGGCGGCGCCGACCGCATCGTCCAGGTTCGCGACGACGAGATCCGCGCCGCCATGCGGCACTATTTCATGGATACGCACAATGTCGCCGAGGGCGCCGGCGCGGCACCGCTCGCCGCGCTGACGAAGGAGCGGTCGCGCATGGCGGGCAAGCGCGTCGGGCTCGTCCTTTCGGGTGGCAACGTCGACCTGCCCGTGTTCCGGGCGGCGCTGGCCGCCGAGGGACGGGCCGATATCTGAGGGAGCGCTGCACCCCGCGGTTTCGCAAGGATCGGGTCGTTGCGGTCGGTGCTGGAGACTAGGTTTCGCTCATGGCAATCGGGAGTGACGCCATGAGCTACGCCCATCACCGCAGCCGGCCCGCCGGCGTGATCCTTCTGCCGGCGCGCCGCCCGCGCGGCCTCCTCGACGTGCTGTTCCTCTGGAGCGAGCGTGCGCGACAGCGCCGGCTTCTCGCGGGCCTCGACGAGCGGATGCTGAAGGATGTCGGCCTCTCGCGCACCGACGTGTCTCACGAAACCGGCAAGCCGTTCTGGCGGGACTGAGGAGGCGGACATGAACCAGATCATCGCTGCGGCCCCCGAAGCGGATGTCCACGTCCAGGACGATCGCCTCTACGACCGCATCGCCGCGGCCCTCGACCTCATCGCCGAGCGGCAGGCCGATCAGCCGACGCTCGAGGCGATGGCGCGCGCCGCCGGGATGAGCCCGTTCCACTTCCAGCGCGTGTTCACGCGCTGGGTGGGGATCAGTCCGAAGAAGTTCCTCCAGTACCTGACCCTGGACTATGCGAAGGCGCGACTGGCCGAGGCCGACAGTGTGCTGGGCGCGGCGCTCGACGTGGGCCTGTCGGGGCCGGGCCGGCTGCACGACCTGTTCGTCACCCACGAGGCGGTGACGCCGGGAGCGTTCAAGCTGCGCGGGGCGGGCCTGACGATCCGCTGGGGCTGGCAGCCCAGTCCGTTCGGCGACTGCCTGCTGATGGCGACCGACCGTGGCGTCTGCGGCATCGCCTTCGCGCAGACGGAGGGCGGCGGAGAGGGCAGGGCGGCCGCGTTCGCGGACATGACCGCACGCTGGCCCAGTGCCACTTTCGTCGAGGACGAGGCCGGCACCGCCATCCTCGCGGCGCGGGTGTTCGACACCGCCCTGCGCCGCGGCTCGCCCCTGCCGCTCCATCTCTGCGGCACGAACTTCCAGATCCGGGTCTGGGACGCGTTGCTGCGCATCCCGCCGGGAGCGTTGGTGACGTATGGCGGCATCGCCGCCGCGATCGGCGATCCGCGGGCCGCTCGCGCCGTCGGGGCGGCCGTCGGGGCCAACCCGATCAGCTGGATCATCCCGTGCCACCGGGCGATCCTGTCGAACGGCTATCTGCGCGACTATGCCTGGGGCAAGCCGCGCAAGGCGGCGATGATCGGTTGGGAGGCGAACGCCCGCGCCGGCGGCGCGGCCTGACGCAGCCGCCGCCGACGGTCGTGCTGGCCCGACCCGACGCTGTCGTTTCGTCGGGCTGGCCCGGCGCCCCGGTTCCGCCGTAGGCTCGTCGCTTCCGCAGCAGGCGGGTGGAACGGCGAATCCGTGGGGGCGGGATGATCATCGGTCCTGAGGGCGGCGTCTTTCGCGCCGCCGGATTTCATGCCGACGGGGCGGCACGGCTGGCCGTCCTGCTGCATGCGTTCGGCCAGACGCCGGCGACGCTGCAGCGGGTCGCGGAGATCGTCCGCGAGACGGAGCCGGGCACCGACATCTTCGCGCCCCGCCTGCCGCTGGGGCCCTTCTCCTGCGCCGACCCGGATGCCATCGCAGACGGGATCGCCGACGAGGTCGACCGTCTGGACCGCGAGCGGGCGCAGCGTGTCGGTACCGGCTATGCCGCCATCGTCTTCGTCGGACACAGCGCCGGCGCCGTGCTCGCGCGCAAGGCCGTCGCGGCGGCGATGGAGCGGCGCGGCGATCCGGCGCCGTCCGACCATTGGACCGCCCGAACCGAGCGTATCGTGCTGCTCGCCGCCATGAGCCGCGGGTGGCGCGTCTCGTCGGCGCTCGATCCCCTGGTGCGCCTGCAATGGACCTGCGGCGCAGCCCTGGGACACCTGCTGCGGCATCTGTTCGGCCTGCACTTGTTCATCATGGGCCTTCGGCGGGGCGCCCCGTTCCTGACCCGGGCGCGGCTGCAGTGGCTCCGGCTGGCGGACCGCATGCCGCTGACCGTGCAGCTCCTCGGCACCGACGACGACTATGTCGCGCCGACCGACAATGTCGATTTCGCAACCGGGACGGACTTCATCTATCTCGAGGTTCCGCGTGCCACCCACCGCGGCATCGTCGACCTGGATCGCGGCGCCAGCGGGCCGGAGGGGACCGCGATCTTCCGCCTCGCGCTGGCGGCGCCGCGCACGGCGCTGCTGGCGCGCTCGCTCAAGCGGGCGGACATCTTCGACATCTTCGACGAGAGCGCCGACGATCACGACGCATCGGTGCCAGGGACGATCGACCGCGAGACGGGGCTGGTGCTCTTCGTCGTGCACGGCATCCGCGACCGCGGGTTCTGGACGCGCCGGCTCGCCCGCTACGTCAAGGGAAGGGCGCGCGAGCGCGGCATCCGCTGTCGTGCCGTGACGTCGACCTACGGCTATTTCCCGATGGGGCCGTTCCTTCTGCCCTGGGTGCGCCACGACAAGGTGGAATGGCTGCTCGACCAGTATGTGACGGCGGCCTCGCTCTATCCCGCGGCGACCTTCGCCTATATCGGGCACAGCAACGGGACCTATCTCCTCGCGCGTGCACTCCAGCTGTGCCCGGACCTCCGGTTCGAGCGGGTCGTCTTCGCCGGCAGCGTCGTCGCGGACGCATACGACTGGCCGAGCCACGCGGCGCTGGGCCATGCGGAGATAGAGCGCGCGGCGGTGGGTGCGCGTGGCGGCGTCGGCCGCGTCCTCAACTATGTCGCGTCGGCGGACTGGGTGGTCGCGGTGTTTCCGAACGGCCTGGGCAAGCTCCGCCTCCAGACGGACCTGGGCGGCGCCGGCCACAACGGCTTCCTGCTGGGCGAAGACCGGCTCGGGCCGGCCGGGGAGGACGGCCCCGACCTGCGCACGCCGCGTGCCATGGTGACGAACGTGCGCTTCGTCCCCGGCTCGCACAGCGCTGGGCTCACCGTCGAGAACTGGAGCGACATGGCCGACTTCGTGCTGGACGGGCGCCTGCCGCTGGCGGCGAACGCGGCGGTGCGTCTCGATCCGACGATCGCCCGGCTCGGACGCTGGAGCGGCGCCGTCTGGATCCTGCTGGCCCTGCTGGCGGCGGCGCTGGTCGCGGCACCGTGGCTCGCGCTCCATGCCGCGGGCGGGTGGCCGGGGGTATTCGCCGGCATGGCTCTTCTGGCCGTCCTGGCGCTCTTGAACGCCGTTCTGACCAAGGCGTGACCGCGCGCGGCGGTCTATTCCTTGCGGCCGTACAGGTCGTTCATCTGCTTCTGCAGCGTGGCCAGATCGCGGCGCAGTTGGTCGATGGAGTCCCTGGTCTCGGGCGTGGGCGCCGGTTCGGTCGATGCCGGCGCGTCGTCCGGCGATCCACCGGGGCGGGACGTGGGTGGCACGAACGGGTTGAAGATGCGCATCGCCTGTTCGATCGCCGCCATGTTGTGCCGGCTCACCTCCTCGATGGCGGTCAGCGGGTTGGCGCGTCCGAACGAAGTCTCGACCTGCTTGCGCATCGCCTCCTGATTCTGCTGGAACCAGGACATCGTCGAATCGAGATATTGCGGCAGCATCCACCGCATGTTGTCGCCGTAGCAGGTGATGATCTGGCGCAGGAAATTCTCGGGCAGCAGGCTCTGCCCCTTGCCCTCTTCCTCGACGATGATCTGGGTGAGGACGGCGCGGGTCAGGTCTTCCTTGGTCTTCGCGTCGTAGACGACGAAGTCCACGCCGTCCTGGACCATTTGGCGCAGGTCGTCGAGCGTGACGTAGGCGCTGCTCCGCGTGTCGTAGAGGCGGCGGTTCGCGTACTTCTTGATGACGACCTTGTCGTCCGTCTTGCTCTCTGGCATGGCCTCTCGCCGTCGGGTGTGGCCGCACGCGCAGCATAGCAGGCGCGAAAGCCGGTTGCGAAGAGTGTGCTTGTCGCGCCCGCCGATGGTTTGGGCAGGGCGCCTCCGCCACAGGCAGAAAGCGCCTGAACGGTCGGTATCCCGCTCGCTGCACTGCGATGCCGAGCGGTGTCGAGGCTCGCACTGGCCGGCCGCCCGCGCAGTCCCTATAATCGACACATGACGGACGAGCCGGACCCGGCGCTCATCGCACGCCGCTATGTCGATCTCTGGCAGCGGCAGGTTTCGGGGGTCGTGCCGGATCCGTCGGTCATGGATGCCGCGGCGCTGTATCTGCGCAGTCTCATGGGCCTGACGGCGCCGGGGCAGTTGGGCGAGACCGCACGCAATCGACATGTCGACACGCGATCCCCATCGGGACGCGGTTCCGGATCGGGCTCCGGTGCCGAACACGGGCCGGCAGGGCCCGCGCCCGCTTCCGCTGCATCTGGCGACCGCGATGGTGGGCTGGACGAGTTCGCTCGCCGCCTTGCCGCTTGCGAGGAGCGGATCGCCGATCTGGAAGGGCAGCTTGCGCGACGAGGGCGCGGCGCTGGCGCGCGATCTCGCCGCGGTCCCGCCTGACGAACTCGCCGCCGCCGTAGCGGCCGAGATCGCCGGGCGCTCGGCCCGCCTGCTGTCCGCCGTCGAACGCTATCGCGCCCATCCGGGCGGGACCCGGCAGTCGCCCGCGGACGTCGTGTGGGCGGAGGGCTCGACACGGCTCCTCGACCTCGGCCCGCCGGACGGCATCCCGCTCCTGGTCGTCCCGTCGCTGATCAACCGCTGGTACATTCTCGACCTCATGCCCGAACGCAGCTTCCTTGCGCGGCTGGTGAGCCGGGGCGTGCGCCCCTTCGTCGTCGACTGGGGCGCGCCGGGTGAGGCGGAGCGCGGCTTCACGCTCGGCGACTACATTGCCGGCCGGCTGGACGGTGCGCTCGACGCCGCGCAGCGGGTCGCCGGGTCGCCGGTGGTCGTGCTCGGCTACTGCATGGGCGGCCTGCTGGCGACATCCCTGGCTCTGCGCCGCCAGGACGAGGTGCCGGCGCTGGCCGTCGTCGCCTCGCCCTGGGACTTCCACGCCGTCGGGCCGGACGAGGGCCGGCGCGCCGAACTGTCGCTGGCGATGCTGGAGCCGCTGATCGCGGCGGTCGGCGAACTCCCCGTGGACGCGATCCAGTGGCTGTTCCACAGCCAGGATCCGTTCCAGGTGATCGACAAGTTCCTGCGCTTCGGCGCGCTGCCGCCGGACTCGCCCCAGGCCGCTTTGTTCGTCGCGGTCGAGGACTGGGTCAACGACGGTGTGCCGCTCGCCGGCGCCGTGGCGCGCGCCTGCCTGGGCGGGTGGTACGCCCGCAACGAGCCGGGCCGCGGCGAATGGCACGTCGCCGGCCGGCGCGTCGACCCGGCGGCGTGGCGCCGGCCGTTCCTCGCCATCGTGCCGATGCGCGACCGCATCGTGCCGCCGCCCTCGGCCGCCGCCCTGGCCGATGCCGTGGCGGGCGCCGAGCGGATCGAGACCCGGGGCGGCCATATCGGCATGATCGTCGGCGATGCCGCGCCGGCCGTGACCGCGCGGATCGCCGACTGGCTGCACGATGCCGCCCGAGCCTTCAATTGTTCGGCCGG includes:
- a CDS encoding threonine dehydratase, translating into MLKLTRDDLDRAHAVVGRFVPPTPAHDWPLLALRCGCEVWVKHENHTRLGAFKVRGGLVYFDAMRERLADGPGVVSATRGNHGQSVAFAARTNGVRAVIVVPEGNSVEKNAAMRALGAELVVHGADFQEALEHARGLAARDGLTMVPSFDPHLVAGVATYALEFFGQAPALDAVYVPIGLGSGICGVIAARDVLGLATEVVGVVSEGAPAYAHSFDAKRPVSSNRADTMADGIACRVPVPDAVEIICGGADRIVQVRDDEIRAAMRHYFMDTHNVAEGAGAAPLAALTKERSRMAGKRVGLVLSGGNVDLPVFRAALAAEGRADI
- a CDS encoding methylated-DNA--[protein]-cysteine S-methyltransferase, which translates into the protein MNQIIAAAPEADVHVQDDRLYDRIAAALDLIAERQADQPTLEAMARAAGMSPFHFQRVFTRWVGISPKKFLQYLTLDYAKARLAEADSVLGAALDVGLSGPGRLHDLFVTHEAVTPGAFKLRGAGLTIRWGWQPSPFGDCLLMATDRGVCGIAFAQTEGGGEGRAAAFADMTARWPSATFVEDEAGTAILAARVFDTALRRGSPLPLHLCGTNFQIRVWDALLRIPPGALVTYGGIAAAIGDPRAARAVGAAVGANPISWIIPCHRAILSNGYLRDYAWGKPRKAAMIGWEANARAGGAA
- a CDS encoding DUF1127 domain-containing protein, with the translated sequence MSYAHHRSRPAGVILLPARRPRGLLDVLFLWSERARQRRLLAGLDERMLKDVGLSRTDVSHETGKPFWRD
- a CDS encoding alpha/beta fold hydrolase, translated to MRDEGAALARDLAAVPPDELAAAVAAEIAGRSARLLSAVERYRAHPGGTRQSPADVVWAEGSTRLLDLGPPDGIPLLVVPSLINRWYILDLMPERSFLARLVSRGVRPFVVDWGAPGEAERGFTLGDYIAGRLDGALDAAQRVAGSPVVVLGYCMGGLLATSLALRRQDEVPALAVVASPWDFHAVGPDEGRRAELSLAMLEPLIAAVGELPVDAIQWLFHSQDPFQVIDKFLRFGALPPDSPQAALFVAVEDWVNDGVPLAGAVARACLGGWYARNEPGRGEWHVAGRRVDPAAWRRPFLAIVPMRDRIVPPPSAAALADAVAGAERIETRGGHIGMIVGDAAPAVTARIADWLHDAARAFNCSAGAVRL
- a CDS encoding cation:proton antiporter family protein, with protein sequence MDLGSAFYEIAALLALASVAGLAAVLLRQPLIVAFIIVGLLAGPNLLGITRSVEHVDLLADIGIALLLFLVGLKLDLDLVRTLGSVALATGLGQVAFTSIVGFVICLALGLDMIEAAYVSVALTFSSTIIIVKLLSDKREIDALHGRIALGFLIVQDIAVVVAMMALSAIGVGAAAEGSGIAVLQTLGSAAAAILGIALFMRFAAQPLLGMLARVPELLTTFAIAWAVLLAALGDWSGIGMELGGLLGGVSLASTTYREAVASRLSSLRDFLLLFFFIGLGTHLDLSILGAQIEASIVLSLFVLIGNPLIVLAIMGWLGYRKRTGFLAGLTVAQISEFSLIFMAMGVSLGHVGPEMMALVTLVGLVTIGLSTYMIVYSQPLYAMLEPVLWPFERRIAHRESADDSPDEGRPHDVILFGLGRYGLRIARGLRDANITVLGVDFNPEAVQAAAAEGFPAIYGDAADPEFPTTLPLGRASWIVTGMPPHYAGPTHLDARTALVRALRDCGYRGRIAVTSDRADLTERLEREGADLVLNPLSDAADRAVERIAAAMANRNA
- a CDS encoding PhzF family phenazine biosynthesis protein — translated: MSIPIYQVDAFADRVFGGNPAAVCPLETWLPDAVMQAIAAENNLSETAFFVPRGDDYDLRWFTPGVEVDLCGHATLGSAWVIFNRLAPERSVVRFHTRSGILTVKRDGDSLAMDLPANPAKPCDDAPGLLEALGATPAEVLTTRDHFVAVFPTQAEVRDLAPDFGRMAALDRWAVMVTAPGDDVDFVSRFFAPRKGVPEDPVTGSAHCVLTPFWAARLGRNELTARQISRRGGSLRCRLLGDRVELVGRVAPYLQGTIDI
- the phaR gene encoding polyhydroxyalkanoate synthesis repressor PhaR, coding for MPESKTDDKVVIKKYANRRLYDTRSSAYVTLDDLRQMVQDGVDFVVYDAKTKEDLTRAVLTQIIVEEEGKGQSLLPENFLRQIITCYGDNMRWMLPQYLDSTMSWFQQNQEAMRKQVETSFGRANPLTAIEEVSRHNMAAIEQAMRIFNPFVPPTSRPGGSPDDAPASTEPAPTPETRDSIDQLRRDLATLQKQMNDLYGRKE